ttctttcccatggcactggaagccatgcctctccaatggttcgacaaactgaacccaggatctatcagaaattgggaggatttgcaaagagctttttgtgaaaattttgcaggaatcattacacatccaatcacccatgcagaattaaaaggactcaagcaaaagggaggtgaaagtctcagaaattattatcgacgattcggcgaactacgagcccaagtgcatgacataaccgaacgagaagtaattgaagctttctctcacggaatcatggctaggtggcaatttcaagacttctgcaaagaaaatccgagaaacaacaaagaattcagacgaacagtagaaaagatgattactgcagaagaaaaaacccgagaaaggttcccggacagaaacaaccaggacaactcggacaagcaaaatcatcgaaatagcagacatcaagagagaaaacgtagaccagacaatactgtggcaatggccgacaaatcaaagaagtttaccaaacccagaagatatgatgacattgaaaacatacgttgcccattgcaccctaacggGAGACACACCATTggaaattgctatactttcaaagatcaatacacaagaaaaaataaggaagacaccaaagaggacaatcagaaaagagaagaagacgaccacgaggacaaaggattccaaaaacctaggggaacggtagcagtgattttctcaggggctccggattgcagaagcaaacatcaagaaaaactagcactgcggaccattatgacagcagaaccgactactccaagatacctcaattggtcacagtatcctatccaattcaccagggaagaccaatggactagcgtgggaaacgcaggccattatccattggttctggatccgactatagctggtatgactgtcaccaaagtactaatcgatggaggagctgggcttaacatcatcttttcagaaactctaagaaaaatgggactacaactcgccgggatgattacaccaacaagcacacctttttacggaatagtacctggcaaagcagccatgccactcggacaaattactttacctgttacctttgggactccttcgaactaccgaacagagtttatcaaattcgaagtcgccgatttcgattcatcatatcatgcaatcctaggacgtccagcactggccaaattcatggcaataccacattatccatacttactactaaagatgccaggaccccacggtatcctttctcttcgaagcgatttaaagcgcgcttttgactgcgacgtccaggcaatccaaattgcagccaaagcacaagctgacaatgggagaaaagaaatagccacaatcgcggcagaaacaagccaagaagaattagaaataccagctaaaaaacccagtatcatcgcaccaccaaaagaagccgatgtcaagcgaatcgacttaggcacgggcgacacctccaagacagcaactatcagtgctcacctctcggaaaaataggaactcgcgctcaccaactttcttcgggacaacaaagatatcttcgcttggaggccagccgacatgccaggagtcccaagagagttggctgagcacagaattgatgttaacaaaagctccaaacctgtaaaacaacggctacgacgattctcacccgacaagaaggcggcaattaaaaaggaaataacaaaactgatggcagccgggttcatcaaggagatcctacatccagactggctagcaaacccggtccttgtacagaagaaaaacacggacgagtggcgtatgtgcgtcgattacacagatctcaacaaacattgcccaaaagatccgttcgggctaccacgcattgaccaaatagttgactcgacagcaggatctgcgttattatcttttctcgattgctattcagggtatcatcagATCCGAAAGATACCCCAAgaagggctgtaaaagtttgagacttactaattacaGAAGTACCGGCTAGATGATCCCCAGcctccgccacagcagggagaacatcaaggcggatcggatcaacaaagttccgACCAAGCACCTACAAAGAAAagacaaaacaccaagacaaagaagaactaAGCAAGAACGAACGCAGAAAGAGTACacaaagaactcaaataaaaagaaaaaggaggatagacaactcacagctggtggcgggttgttggccgagtactcaaggacggcaggaggaatgacgctcactcctttcagcattttctagagacgctcgagtacctcctcaccggtcagctcaagagctgggaccatgcgcgaagaatcctcggccccagaatactcaaagccgagatgtccccgctctttcaagggctgaacccgacgacgaagaaaacttgagacaataccaaagccggtcaatccttgctgtttcagcgtactaatcctatcaaggagaggTTGGATCGCCTGAATTTCAGCAGGAGACTCAAGCTTTTTGTCCCACCGGTCGTTcgccacaggaccggatccggagtggacaacaagagaagggatcaaattggcagcgtaaaaccactcggcgcgccaatccttgacagaatcgaccaggtcataatcaaaaaacttgattttgagaccctggcgaaactgaatcccgcaaccgccaaggacactggtttcctcgcggcggggttgaggtttcaggcgaaagaaaaaacgaaaaagagatagagaaggaggaatcccaaggaaggcttcacaaagatggacaaaaacagaaagatggagaacggcattggggcttagatggttcaaactaaccccgaaatacccaagaaactgatgaaggaagacagaagcaggGAGACAGAGACCAGCGCGGACAAAagagacaaaaaggacaatctcaccaggacccagggccagaacccgatgctcgcccgaaactctccattcagcgatgactttgtcctggatcaagccatcactaacgagctcgtgcagctggtcttcgctggttgttggagccggccaaaccttctgagctgccctcatggccacgaactcctggttttcgatcaaagaaagcgacgactcctcgtccacaaaggtcgcctgagatttgcttgcggtcttcttctttcccatgaattggcggaagcaacaaaggtgctaagGAGGATGAAGCTAGAACAATGGAGCTCAGGCGataacgacaatgacggcggcggttttctgagaactagggtttaaaggaaagagctgggtgacaagggaaagaagataaaaggtctttaaatagatttctcagtgatacaaacggcccataaggcccgttaaagcacatcgTGGGAaaacaacggtccatttaccgacgcagctaaaacgacggagggcacgaatccacacaacggtatgaaccaacgggcagatttcagacttatccgcgcagcaacacaacagggttatcagatgaccacaggaacaactcgttgaaccaagaagaaagaaagggctacctcacgagtaacaaaagaacccggttaagtaagaaagaactcggtagtcccatgaatgacagggatcacaacagaagagtcaaagacaactcagaagacaagattcgttacattacaagcaacttcaaaaatagaagattacaaaccctacaagacccaacgaactcggcaccacgaaaagcaaagtagcaaagaggaacacggacacgactaggctctggaacgactacgtgtcccaaattgctactcggaaggacagaccgccatcagctacactgttttcttcaaaggacgaacgcagtgtatccaaggcggaaatcggcagcacggcagggcaacatggagcagagaaggccggcgggcatctgtctacccaagaccgatgtgatgctggatatgatgttgatctgcaccggacggtctcaagacaggcgacgaggatcaacccggaactgccggatgaaggaacgaagcccacatcacaagacttcctccaactaccaccacgtacatcctggcgcaatgctgtcgcgggattagcctacctctaatccctatcacaagacttcctccagctacgataagacacacaggaactacaaaatacgcccgggggctgctctacttcacaaactaccatgttcacaaccaagaaggtttcaacagaatgtccaatggatgaaaacaagcactccgggacggtatttataggccaaaggatcggcgcacatggaccaggagcaccaacgaaataagcccaacaaaggacacagtgaaaagacaggactcaataatggataaCTCAGGCGAAaagaaacagtactcgaagacgggcatattcggaagaatatactagcacagtacaacccgtgaacaaaaggcatttacgctcaaccaccacaatacaactacatctggcaacagcagactatcaaagaatacgccaagacctcgcatccgagttcttcctgaaacaaaaagaacccggacataagctcggaggctacatgccgcgaaactactcggataacGAAATAATcaaagtctcggggactacttcagaacacaaattcttcaaacaacataaaagatcaagaccctccaactttttgttccaaatagcaagaggatcgggggctacactcagtgagtgcgctTTTTCCTCGaaaaagcgcatgtcaccaaAAGATTTCCTCAACgaagaccacttcaagacattacgacaaaaagaacccggaacgatccATATTCGAGCTCTttttaaaacttcaacgaacaatcagagcaacttcaagacaagatcctccagctccttgttccaaatagcaagaggctcgggggctacaactagatggatgtattttttcttcaaaaagcactcgcgactcaaagatcccaagaagcgctacaaggtttcactccagaaagcactcggatgacattttgttcctactcaacaagacttgaaggagtagagcgagactttcagagctcaaccatgaagtgctcgggggcttgtcgatgcgggacccataggataccccgcaaaggacagagaagatctagtctaactaggattcttcccctgtaatcttagtagtataactattaagcaatcctactaggatatctcattataaaccgactaggactctggcctcctgactatataaaggagggcagggctcctaagacaGAGAGAACaatggtacaacacaacacttgagaatcaatccaacgcaaaggctaaggccgactggacgtaaggttattactcgatctacgatcgagggcctgaaccaggataaatcgactgtgtcttgcgttaaccatcgtgttcggcatacgccgaagcccgaacatactgccccgggtacccccgtggcaggctatcggtgataaaacatcgacagctgggcAAAGCAATTCAAGCCTTCAAGATATATACAGTTACAGACTACTGCACAGTCAATCACCTAATCTCAATTCTCAATCGGCCTGAACCTCCCACACGTACTGCTCATCATCATTGTGATTGGTGGTTACAACAACCCTCTCAGCGACAATGCTCATCATCATTTTGTTGTTTTCCTTCCTAGACACAAGAAAAATTGAAAGAGCAAGTAAATTGGCATGTGACTAGTAGTGATTGCTTCTTGAGGATGGCAGCACATATCTTTAGTACTTCTAAATCGAAAATGAACCCAACACATGTTGAGAGCAGTTGTGTCAATGACATAGACATTAATTTGATTCAAACTTAAATACATGGCTGCATGCAAACATATTTCTAGCAGCACCTCTTTAGATCTAAACTAATCCATGCTATCTAGTCCTAATAAAACATAGTTAAAATGCAATAGAGAGATTCTAGCTAAAATCTAAAACACTGAAGCCAATTATCCATGTCTCTGCATACTGATGAGCCAGTTATCCACATGGCCTCAATCCTCCTCATGAGCATATTCATTTGTTTGGTCAACATCTTACACGTGCCTACTAATAAACTATGATATGCAAATTGTGATTTAATCTATAGAATATGCACAGCTCAACTAGAACACATGTTTTTAGTTTTAGTAATCTCATAAGGACCAGGATCGACAGATCCCTGATCTAAACCTAGCAGCCATCAGTAGCAACGCCATCCAAAATTAGGACTCACACACCAGACACCAAGACACTCAGCAAGAGAGAAGGGTGGCTCCGGTCTCGGTCTCTCGGGGTCTCGCTGCTGCCGCGCCAAATGAAGAAAGGGAAACagagagaggggaagggagagatggAGCCAGGAGACGAACACATACGTGAGCAAGGCGACGTATCAACTGGAGAGCGGCCACGACGTCGATCCGGCTGCGACGGCATCGATCTGACAGCATCGATGTTGATACGGCCGGGGGAGATGAAGGGCCAGAGAGAGGCCGTGACGGTATCCAGGAGAAGGTGCAGCTACCGGTGGAGCTCCTCGAGGGATCACGGAAGAGGGCTCAGCCTGgcaagggcgagagagagagtgGCGGCGGCTGTGTGGTGTGCTGGCGGAGGATGAGGGAGAGTGAGTTAGGGTTGAAGGAGGGAGCAGCCGACCGCGACTATTTTGTTTGCCAGGAGCATCATGCACCGTTCAATCAAAATGGATGGTCTAGATCGTCCCATAAATCATATGGGCTTGAGGGGGTTGGAGCCCAACGCTGCTACAATGAGAGACCAGGCCCAGGttcacacatacaaaaatatgagcaaaaaaatatttttatggTATAAATGAGTTTATTTGTGATTTTTGAAACTACTTTCAATTTGAACTACGTGCATCTAATCCAATTATATTCATGTACCCGAAATATTTTTAAATAAAATAGACTACATATATgtcccttttttcttttttttcttctaaaaaattTATGAACTCATGTTTATATACAAATTGTGTAGAAAAAAGAGATCTCtgtagtttatgactttttcatttgacatTGTTACGGTATGTGAAAAATGATATAGTGCTCAGATCTATATTTATAAGTccctaaattttaaaattatatcaaattttgGGTATCGAAATTATCTCAAATGGGaaggttgtcaactacaaagttgtaagtCTCATCAcagtctacaacttttattttggtcatttctccatccgagtttatttgaacagttcaaaaatATTTGAATTGCAAAATATTTTAATGGTAGGATTATGTTTTTTAATTAATCGTAGGATTACAAAGTTGTAGGTCTCATATGTGCTTAGAACCCGCCAAGGAAACACCCATATTCCTTAGCGGCTGACTTTAACTCTCAagaaatatatatttttctatgtatGTAATTTAGGATTCTGGCAGTGCTGGATTTGGGATTTAGGGAAAAGAAGAGTCTAGGGTTTTCATTGTAAATGTGGGCCAGGCCAAAATTTGCCCACGAGCTCAATGTAAGGTGGGCGCAATGTAAGCGGTGCGATGGGGCCCACTTATTTTTGGCAAAAGATAAAGTGACGGTATAATTGTTTTTAGCGACAGACAGTTCAACATTAAATATTAATATCTATAGCGATAGACAATAAATCGCTGAATGAGGAATTAGCGACAGATGGTATGTGAGTTATCTTTAGCGACAGATCATCCATCaataaatataatttttagcgtcaaATGTCTGACGGTGATACAATGTTGTGGTGTAGTGTACGTAAGacgtttggattcttcgtgcaagagtcgTTAGCTAAGCTGCGGACTCCTTTGCGTTTGGATTTTGCTACGTCTCATCATTGTACTTTCAAGTTGcttcatgctgttcggatcagagTGTAGATCTTGGGCAGTCTTGATAAGTACATGACATAtgacgttggcaagctttcagatttattttctttgaccctgctacaagatttgtttcttcatctttcagcaggctcggggactaagtggttaCACTTCACCtgacggtgaatgtagtgcttttttctgatttaccctccttattgactaaggAGTCTAAGTGGTTACACTTCATCTAAggtgaagaattttcaaatttaatcTTGAGtctcttacatccttctggcaagccttactcgcGCAAGTCCGAGGTCTGCCGACCAGTTTGCTTCAATCTTCACCGCTCAGATTACCCGtcaaactggtcggcttcgatcTTCACTGCTCAGATTACCAGTCAAACTGATCGGTTTCAATCTTCACCGCTCGGCTTCATGATAAACTGCTCGGGCTTGATCAGGACGGCGTCGTCAAGCGGATAAAAGGCGCTCGAGACTAGTTGTGGAGGCATGATCTCCGATATCCACAGGACAAGACATGAGCCGCACCAACAGAGGTggctcagcccacaagatcaaagcATGTGGCGCACGACACTggtcggcatgcaccgcaaggctataagaagatattgtaataccaaatGAGATATttttcttataaccctacccttccagagtatataaggaggaatAGGGGTCCCCTATCCCATATCTCATCTCGTATTCCGGCAATACAAATCAACAGAGCATAtgacgtagggttttacgtcacATTGACAGTCTAAACCTGTATAATTCttatgtcttgtgtctctgttatcATCCGGTTTCTAATcacgcgcacctctaccgatcaatctatcaTCATGACGCGCTAGGTCGGGGTATGCGCTGGATCCCATGACCAGCTAGATGAAATTCTACAATCGATAGCTCGATGGACGTCAAGATCAACTTCGCAACGGAGGCAACTCGGTTGATCACGGCGGCATCCTTCGGCAACACGCGACGACCACGACGACCTACGGTGGGACCTGATGCTGAAACGCATCTCGCAAGAGTGCGTTCTGGTGTGCGGAGCCCGGCGGCGACAGGCGGCCCCGTGCTTTGCGCGCATACTGGAACAGCCCGGCTCGATGACGCGCATATCAAACGCAGCGGCCAACCTGGTTCCAATCTACTCGGTCTCACGATGGTTCCAGACCATCATGATGACCGAACCTGAATACGACACGAGCATGAACGACCGCTAGTTCTTTCCAACGTCGACAAAGCTACGTATGCGGAGGAGTTTCTGAGCAATCGTCATCGGTGTCATGCAAATTACTAGTGGTCTACATCACCATGACGTGAAGACGATGCAAGCAAGCAAAAGGCTTTCACCAATCTACACGGAAGTGATCACATAATCCCTTCCTCTTCGTCGAAGAAAGTAGTTTTGTTTGAGTGAAACTTTTTTCCTCACTTCAAATTTCTTTGTTACTTATGGAAAGTGTTCACATGGCATCATATTTAATGAAAAATGAAATCTGCATTAGGATTTGCCTAAAAGAATCAAATGTGCAGGCCGTGATAACATATAGTACTCCGTAATATGTTGGGATAATGGGAAGAGCCTAAAATAATGATCTTTGTTCTTCATGAAAAATAAATGAGGCTAGCCAAATTAATTGCATTTGGTCTAATTGTCTTCAAGGCAAAAAACAAGAACACATATCAGAATACCAATGAGATCAAGTGATTAATAAAAGCTTCCATAAAATAGCAATTAAAATAAAGGAGGACACATCACACAAATCGCTGACACCTGGGACCCAGCGCCAGAGACGCGGCTTTTTCATCTTTGGATTGGAGTCTCTACTAGTAATCTCCGGTCTCGTCTCGTTTCGACGTTTCGTCTTCGTCCCCCGTGACGTCCCTACGTCACCCATCCTCACCGGCTGTCGGCACCCGCCCGCCGCTGATCCCCGCCGCCGTGCCACGACCCCTCGTGGGTTCAGATCAGGCCCAAATCGCGAGCGGCGATCTGTACGCCGTCCGCGCGCGCACGCCTAGCGCGATGGCGCACCCGATGTACGGCTCCGGGCCGCTCCGATCCAGGTAAACCCTACCGTTCCACCTGCGCCTCGTCTGCCCCCGTCGATTTGCCCCCTTGAAATTGTATCGGTTCCCGTGATGGATTTGGGTTACTTGCTTGCGGGGTCGCAGGAACGCGGCCAACTCGGAGGAAAtccagctgcggatcgacccggTGCACGGGGACCTCGACGAGGAGATCGACGGGCTGCACTCCAGGGTCCGCATGCTCAAAGGGGTAAGGTTTGGTTCCCCTTTTGCCTTGATCCTTGGTGTTTTTTCATATTCGTTGCGTGATGCGTGATAGCTTTGCTTGATTCTAGGGTCCTTGGTTATCCGTGATTTTTGAACTACAAAACATATTGATTGGGTACGCACGTTATAGATTTTTTGTGGGATCATGTAATATATATTTCATAGTTGCTTGTTTCTGATTTCACATGTAACCCGATTCGCGATTTAGTGCTTGTGGTGGTGCGGCTTGCTAGTTCGGCTAAGCTGGTTCTATTGTCTTCAAACCTAATTGAATCGCTCGATTCTGCTTTAAATGTTATCTGATTTGTGATTTACGTAGCACTTTGTGGTGGTGCACAGTTCAGGTAAACTGGTTCCGTCATCTTTAAACCTACATGAATTGTGAGTGGATGGAACTTGAATTAGAATCTCAGGTGAGAATAAGAGACGGTCATGTTGGTTTCATGTGAGGTGCTAGCAAGCCTTCTAAAACCAGTTCCTTATCCTGCTACATCTAGGCTATCTGCAACACAAGGATATGAAGTGAATTTTACAGGGGATAGTTCAATTCTTATGGGAATAAGAAAAAAAGATTGCGTCTTATCATAGTAAATTTTGTGCAAAATTTCCATAACTGATGTCATCTGGTGTATTTGCTAAGGCAATATATTATTTAGTGTGTGTCAAGGTTGTTTGATCTACTTTGAAGTTTGAATCTTTTTGTTAACAGTCAATCAACATACATATGACTCAGTTGGTGACGCATTGTTGTTAGTTTTAATCAGTACATCAGAAATGCTGGGTCCTCTTGGTTTACCCATTGCTTCTGACCTTGTTGATTTCTACTTTGTTTAATCTACTACAATGAAGTCTCAATGATTTCATTAAACCTTATTGTGCCAGTGGCTTTGTACTGTTTAAGGCCTTGCTATTGCAAGCTCTCTCACAGGTTGGATTTGTTGAAGACCAGTTATTTGCATTCTTGTAGAACCTACCTTATTAATATTTCAAATGTATTGCTTGTAGGATTTATATCAAATGTTTGAACAAGTAACAGAAATGCCTTAAGATAATGATTGTTCATTCTTGCTACAGTTACATACAAGCTGATCTTTATACTATTTGTAATTAGCTACTAGTGAAAGAATTTGTTCTTTTTTGGAAGGTAAGTTTGacttttggtgtttgatgaactGTTTCTCCAGGTGGCCCAGGAGATAAATTCTGAAGCCAAGTTCCAGAATGATTTTCTGCATGAACTGGTATTTTCTCTTCCTTTTCTTATTAACAGCGTTTACTCCTGCAAACTGTCGAGTGCggtattattatttttttctcgaacactgCGGTATTATTTTTTGGTAGCCCTTGGTTATTTGTTGGCTATCATAGATAGGTAGCTGGTGTGCATATAACCCTTTTTTCCCCTGACATGTATTTCCTCCATATTCAATCTGTGTATTGTGCTACTTGCCAGAACTTTTTTTCACTCTTTTGTATTCTAAATTTGTGTCTACGTAAAGGACTCGGTATTTGTTTCAGCCTTTTCtggatttagggcctgtttggatccattagcactaaaaattagcaGCTAAAATTAGTACTAGTAGATCCAAACAGACCTGCTAATAAACCTGCTAATTATTAGTTGGAGGGCTGCTAACTATTAGTTCCATTAAAAGGTTTGGAGTTGCTAATAGGTACTAATAGTTCATATGCACCTTTAACTTactatccaaccacctattagcaggtggatccaaacagcccccctgctaaaaattagctagctaaaaattagcagCTATTAGCTATTAACTTTTTTAGTGCcaatggatccaaacaggccatTAATATGCTGTATAGGTCAGGTATTTTGTATGGCCTTGAAGTCACCTTAGACAAACACTAGCAAACTGTTAATTTCTGGATTTATGTGTTGCATCCTACATTCGTAAAGCCTATGCCATCTTTGAGTTATACAACAGCAATATTATTACCTTCAGAAACAGTTAATCTTTGCTATGCTCTTTGACAATCTATATCGGAGTTATGCTCTGACTTTGGTTACTGCTGGTGCATGTACAGCAAATGACCCTTGCAAAAGCTCAGGCTGGAGTGAAGAACAACATGCGGAGGTTGAACAAGAGCATCATCCAGCAGGGCTCAAACCATGTTCTCCATGTTGTCCTCTTTGCACTGTtttgcttcttcattgtctaTCTCTTGTCAAAGTTCTCTAGAAGATAGTTCCCGTCTTCGGTGGGAAAATCTAGGATACCATGACTTGTATGTAGTCTAAAGAAAACAAAATGCTATTGTACTTTTGTACTTTTGTCTGGCCTTGTATCCTCAGTCTTCTTGTCGAAATTCGAAACAAACCAGAAAAAAGGAAATTGGTACCCCTCAAAGATGTAGTCTAACCTCATCCACTGATCCGTATGATTGTACCTGTTGGGATTTCAGTTTGTACTACAGAGACGTTCTCCCTTGGGTGTTTTGTTGAGTGTATGCATTGAGTTGAGCGTGGATCAAAAGTGGCATATGGTAGGATGAAAAAAGACTAATGTTAATCACATCATTCAGTACAATGCATAGCTTGTATGTGAATCCATTCCTTTTTTTTGTAGGATTATGTACCATTGTAACTAACTTGGGTGGCTTCGTGTACCATCATGTATGTATGGATGTTATTTCTGATATTCAGAAGACATTCGCAAGCAAGTGGCTTCACCATTGATGTACACAAGGGAAGAAATCAATCTGGGCACCATTTCTTACAATTTATGATGTGACTTTGCCTGGTGGAACTGGATTTGGTTGAACAGAGAGGATATTTAAGGCCGGGCAGGATAGCTGTGCACGCCGTCTCATTTTGAATAAATGGCTGTGGATTAGTTTAAGAGGAAGCCCACTACTCAAAGTGAGGAGTATCCGTATATATGGGCTTATCATTGTCACCTTGAGCTCAAATTGGCAGAATATGATGGAATTATAGTTGAAAGAGACTACAAGAGGAACTGTCTAATCTTTATCTGT
Above is a genomic segment from Miscanthus floridulus cultivar M001 chromosome 3, ASM1932011v1, whole genome shotgun sequence containing:
- the LOC136542529 gene encoding bet1-like protein At4g14600 → MAHPMYGSGPLRSRNAANSEEIQLRIDPVHGDLDEEIDGLHSRVRMLKGVAQEINSEAKFQNDFLHELQMTLAKAQAGVKNNMRRLNKSIIQQGSNHVLHVVLFALFCFFIVYLLSKFSRR